One Persicobacter psychrovividus DNA window includes the following coding sequences:
- a CDS encoding proline dehydrogenase family protein gives MLFKTINYPTVVNLGTSFVNVALKFRLPVKNIVKATLFKQFCGGESIQDSKNTIEELNKYRIGTILDYSVEGESTEEAFDATYRETLRTIEEAAENDKIPFCVFKPTGMGDVALWTKISNKETLNEVEKQSFKAIRQRFDGLCRAASESGKPILIDAEDSWYQDAVDSLVTEMMVAHNQDRPIVYNTFQMYRKNMVERMRRLHEIVKESGAYFGAKLVRGAYMEKEAERAEKYGYENPINPTKEATDNMYNDGLRYCMEHLDSIGLISCSHNEASAQLLIDLMQRHNLKDHDPRVCFAQLYGMSDHLSYNLSDHGYNVAKYVPYGPVEKVMPYLFRRAEENTSVAGQSSRELNLIMEELDRRKAK, from the coding sequence ATGCTTTTCAAAACGATCAACTATCCCACAGTTGTAAATTTAGGAACTTCTTTTGTAAATGTAGCATTGAAGTTCCGATTACCCGTTAAAAATATAGTAAAAGCGACGCTTTTTAAACAATTCTGTGGTGGAGAATCGATCCAAGATAGTAAAAATACAATAGAGGAGTTAAATAAATATAGAATTGGAACAATATTAGACTATTCTGTTGAAGGAGAATCAACCGAAGAAGCTTTTGATGCCACCTATAGGGAAACGCTCAGGACCATTGAGGAAGCGGCAGAGAATGATAAAATTCCATTTTGTGTATTTAAACCCACAGGTATGGGGGATGTTGCGCTATGGACCAAGATCTCCAATAAGGAAACCCTCAACGAAGTGGAGAAGCAATCCTTCAAAGCGATTCGCCAGCGGTTCGATGGTTTGTGTCGAGCAGCTTCCGAATCAGGAAAGCCCATTTTGATTGATGCTGAGGACAGTTGGTATCAGGATGCGGTGGATAGCCTGGTTACAGAAATGATGGTCGCCCATAATCAAGATCGTCCGATTGTGTACAATACTTTTCAGATGTACCGAAAAAACATGGTGGAAAGAATGCGCCGCCTGCACGAAATAGTGAAGGAATCTGGCGCTTATTTTGGGGCAAAGCTGGTGCGCGGTGCCTATATGGAGAAGGAAGCTGAACGCGCAGAGAAGTATGGTTATGAAAACCCCATCAACCCAACGAAAGAAGCCACAGACAATATGTATAATGATGGGCTTCGGTACTGTATGGAGCACCTTGACAGTATTGGGCTGATTTCCTGTTCGCATAATGAAGCGTCAGCACAGTTGTTGATCGACCTGATGCAGCGCCACAACCTGAAAGATCATGACCCACGGGTTTGCTTTGCACAGTTATATGGAATGAGCGACCACCTGTCCTATAATTTGTCGGATCATGGTTACAATGTGGCCAAATATGTGCCTTATGGCCCTGTAGAGAAGGTGATGCCCTATTTATTCCGAAGGGCGGAAGAAAACACCTCCGTCGCAGGCCAAAGCAGCCGCGAGCTCAACCTGATCATGGAAGAACTCGATCGCCGCAAAGCGAAATAA